One Nitrospira sp. DNA window includes the following coding sequences:
- a CDS encoding Patatin: MRSLRGLRRGHWLLATALACVSCTALDPPQHNPVEPPSQSATRATLHLRTKELADGRFIGLAFSGGGSRAAVFGAAVMKELDRAGLLQQVDVLSAVSGGALPAAAYALEGYHEFNFQNGFIEQVGRDFQRAMLGPWYTVPQNVLRYVLTDRIPAEQVIRVLDDKLFRGATFADLNPSKPILLLNSTDALTGEPFVISDERFAELGLSLAPFSIARAVYMSAAYPGVLEPLALPYAETGADRTDRPPLLAYDGGAADNLGIRTLMRVLDDTLSQRSMQDLFPRGCLVVSVDATGRQRNEARTPLSAAAALLRGHRRNVLELAGIPVSQQDVAMFGSFRIGRDGTGGSCRFWHLALRQLPDGDPLGARVTHITTNLGLSADDQASLVEAAARLVAKGRADMHRTEGWASFMESPSAQSSPP; the protein is encoded by the coding sequence ATGAGGAGCTTGCGGGGACTTCGCAGAGGCCACTGGTTACTGGCTACGGCTCTGGCTTGTGTATCCTGCACCGCGCTGGACCCTCCACAGCACAACCCCGTTGAGCCGCCCTCGCAGTCCGCCACCAGAGCCACCCTGCACCTGAGGACGAAAGAACTGGCCGACGGCCGATTCATCGGACTGGCGTTTTCCGGCGGCGGGAGCCGCGCCGCCGTCTTCGGCGCGGCGGTGATGAAGGAACTCGACCGAGCCGGCCTGTTGCAGCAGGTCGATGTGTTGTCGGCTGTGTCGGGAGGAGCGCTGCCCGCCGCTGCCTACGCGCTCGAGGGCTACCATGAGTTCAATTTTCAGAACGGGTTCATCGAACAGGTCGGTCGCGATTTTCAGCGGGCGATGCTGGGGCCCTGGTATACCGTTCCGCAGAATGTATTGCGATATGTTCTGACCGACAGGATTCCCGCCGAGCAGGTGATTCGGGTGTTGGACGACAAGCTGTTTCGCGGCGCCACCTTTGCCGACTTGAATCCCTCCAAACCGATCCTCCTGTTGAACTCGACTGATGCCCTCACCGGCGAGCCGTTCGTCATATCGGATGAACGGTTTGCGGAGCTGGGCTTGTCGCTGGCACCCTTCAGTATCGCCCGCGCCGTCTACATGTCCGCCGCCTACCCCGGTGTGTTGGAGCCGCTGGCCCTTCCTTACGCCGAGACCGGAGCCGACCGGACCGATCGTCCGCCCCTGTTGGCTTACGATGGAGGCGCCGCGGACAATCTCGGCATCCGAACCTTGATGCGGGTGCTGGATGACACGCTGTCCCAGCGATCGATGCAGGACCTGTTTCCTCGGGGTTGTCTGGTCGTCTCCGTCGATGCAACCGGCAGACAGAGGAACGAGGCCCGTACACCCCTTTCCGCTGCCGCGGCCTTGCTCAGGGGTCATCGACGGAACGTGTTGGAACTGGCCGGCATTCCCGTTTCGCAGCAGGACGTGGCCATGTTCGGCAGTTTCCGCATAGGCCGGGACGGAACCGGCGGCTCCTGTCGCTTCTGGCACCTGGCCTTGCGTCAGCTGCCGGACGGCGATCCGTTGGGAGCGCGGGTCACGCACATCACGACGAATCTCGGGTTGTCGGCGGACGACCAGGCTTCATTGGTCGAGGCGGCGGCGCGCCTCGTGGCCAAGGGCCGAGCGGACATGCATCGAACGGAAGGGTGGGCTTCGTTCATGGAATCTCCATCGGCTCAATCCTCACCTCCATGA